From a region of the Fischerella sp. JS2 genome:
- a CDS encoding transposase: MRLAYQYRLRPTKQQIATFERWLELCRRQYNYRLAERFNWYLENRCDIDRCSLEVCHLPQLKDKPSYYSQKRDLTNTKILFADYKELLSHTLQDVIARVEKTFERWLKGDTNGKKSGRPRFKGKGRYRSLSFPDPIKPEHIQDKFIQLPKIGKVKMILHRPIPDGFKIKTATINRKADGWYISLSLEDVTVPSLTNDVTPTDVNTVGIDMGLKSFLVTSDNQEVEIPQHYRKSEKKLKRLQRHLSRKNKGSNRRKKAIKRVAKTHLKVANQRKDFHYKTAIWLLNQSQVIAHENLNIKGLAKSMLAKSVTDAGWGQFLQILNTKAASAGCLVVAINPNGTSQECSDCGATVPKVLADRWHSCQCSASYDRDYNAARNIKYRAAGHPVLQSSVNVRRVAGSR, encoded by the coding sequence ATGCGCCTAGCCTACCAGTACCGTTTACGACCAACAAAACAGCAGATAGCCACGTTTGAACGCTGGCTAGAGTTATGTCGTCGCCAATACAACTATCGGCTGGCTGAACGATTCAACTGGTACCTTGAAAACCGATGTGACATTGACCGTTGTTCCTTAGAAGTTTGTCACCTACCACAGCTAAAAGACAAACCCAGTTATTACAGCCAGAAGCGAGATTTAACCAACACTAAAATCTTATTTGCTGACTACAAAGAACTGCTTTCCCACACCCTACAAGACGTAATTGCACGGGTTGAAAAGACGTTTGAACGCTGGCTAAAAGGTGATACTAATGGCAAGAAATCTGGTCGTCCCAGATTCAAAGGGAAAGGGCGTTATCGTTCGCTGTCATTCCCTGACCCCATTAAACCAGAACATATTCAGGATAAATTTATCCAGTTACCCAAAATCGGCAAAGTCAAAATGATTTTGCACCGTCCCATACCTGACGGATTCAAAATCAAAACTGCCACAATTAACCGCAAAGCTGACGGTTGGTATATCAGTCTCAGTCTTGAAGATGTGACTGTGCCTAGCCTTACAAATGATGTCACGCCCACCGACGTAAACACAGTAGGTATTGACATGGGGTTGAAATCGTTTCTGGTAACAAGTGACAATCAGGAAGTAGAAATTCCCCAACACTACCGTAAAAGCGAGAAAAAACTGAAGCGGTTGCAACGTCATTTATCCCGCAAAAATAAGGGGTCAAATCGTCGTAAGAAAGCTATTAAACGTGTTGCTAAGACTCACTTAAAAGTTGCCAATCAGCGCAAAGATTTCCACTATAAAACTGCAATATGGCTGTTAAATCAATCCCAGGTTATCGCCCATGAAAACTTAAATATCAAAGGACTTGCCAAGTCCATGCTTGCCAAGTCCGTAACCGATGCTGGATGGGGTCAATTCCTACAAATTCTGAACACCAAGGCTGCAAGTGCTGGGTGTTTGGTAGTAGCGATTAATCCCAATGGCACAAGTCAAGAGTGTTCTGATTGTGGCGCGACAGTTCCAAAAGTACTGGCTGATAGGTGGCACAGTTGCCAGTGTAGTGCTAGTTACGACCGCGACTACAACGCAGCGCGAAATATAAAATACAGGGCGGCGGGGCATCCCGTCCTTCAAAGCTCAGTCAATGTCCGACGGGTTGCCGGGAGTCGCTGA
- a CDS encoding serine hydrolase, with amino-acid sequence MLGNDRHPIFFLPALPGWSKNTPNFPLSEPQQQQPVTPQPPVLPSHTTPRLNDSQEFEAFVDKIMNEELLKSHVPGAVISVVKDGKLFFAEGYGYANVEKNIPVIADKTLFGVASLSKVFTATAAMQLYERGKLDLDASVNKYLTGFQLENPYPEPAKVAQLMTHTDGTTKRRIGIAARTAAGIKPLGDYLAKYMPPVVWLPGKIYGYSSHSTALLGYLVEKISGTPFVEYINKNILQPLKINRSTFLQPPPPALANDLAVGYQYQNGNFKPVPYLYLNIAPAAAMSTTATDMAQFMIAHLQLGRYENSRILEEDTVRLMHKQHFTHHPKLPGTGYSFRERLENNIRMIGHLGSLRGYSSSLTLMPEQNIGIFIASNSFSGVHGKFLTKFLDRYFPVTKKPAPVKLLTLTDAQLERFTGTYRDLEYPRHTFAKVTAPFELFPPAAPRRPVRGAFPKGRAAPLRMAFSVTNPTPEPMSTASLTG; translated from the coding sequence ATGCTGGGTAATGATAGGCATCCTATTTTTTTCCTGCCTGCCTTACCTGGCTGGAGTAAAAATACACCGAATTTTCCGCTTTCAGAACCTCAACAGCAACAACCTGTTACACCCCAACCACCTGTACTACCATCTCATACTACACCTAGATTAAATGATTCCCAAGAATTTGAAGCCTTTGTAGACAAAATCATGAATGAGGAACTGTTAAAATCTCACGTTCCTGGGGCTGTCATTTCTGTAGTAAAAGATGGGAAACTCTTTTTCGCTGAGGGTTATGGTTATGCCAACGTTGAGAAAAATATACCAGTAATTGCCGATAAAACTCTGTTTGGTGTTGCTTCCCTCTCCAAGGTATTTACAGCAACAGCAGCAATGCAGTTGTATGAGCGAGGAAAGCTTGACTTAGATGCTTCTGTCAACAAATACCTGACAGGCTTCCAACTGGAAAACCCTTACCCCGAACCAGCCAAAGTCGCTCAGTTAATGACACACACTGACGGTACGACGAAGCGACGAATTGGTATTGCAGCCCGTACCGCAGCAGGAATAAAGCCATTAGGAGATTATCTTGCTAAGTATATGCCACCCGTTGTTTGGCTTCCTGGTAAAATATATGGCTATTCCAGCCATAGCACCGCTTTATTAGGCTATTTAGTAGAAAAAATTTCTGGTACTCCCTTTGTTGAATACATTAACAAAAACATTTTGCAGCCGCTGAAGATCAACCGCAGCACATTTCTTCAGCCACCACCGCCAGCTTTAGCTAATGATTTGGCTGTGGGTTATCAGTATCAAAATGGCAACTTTAAACCTGTCCCATATCTATATTTGAATATTGCCCCAGCTGCGGCTATGAGTACAACAGCTACAGATATGGCTCAGTTTATGATTGCTCACCTACAGCTTGGTCGCTACGAAAACTCGCGCATTTTGGAAGAAGATACTGTCAGGCTGATGCACAAACAGCACTTCACTCACCATCCCAAATTACCGGGTACTGGCTATAGTTTTCGCGAACGTTTAGAAAACAACATTCGCATGATTGGACATTTGGGAAGCTTGCGGGGGTATTCTAGCTCTCTCACCCTCATGCCTGAGCAAAATATTGGTATTTTTATTGCCAGTAACAGTTTTAGTGGAGTGCATGGAAAATTCCTAACTAAATTTTTAGACCGCTATTTTCCAGTTACCAAAAAACCTGCACCTGTTAAACTGCTAACCCTTACGGATGCTCAACTTGAGCGCTTCACTGGTACTTACCGAGATTTAGAGTATCCCCGCCACACCTTCGCCAAGGTAACTGCACCGTTTGAGCTATTTCCGCCAGCAGCCCCACGTCGTCCCGTTCGCGGAGCGTTCCCGAAGGGTAGGGCGGCACCCTTAAGAATGGCTTTCTCGGTGACGAATCCCACCCCTGAGCCGATGTCAACCGCCTCTTTGACGGGGTGA
- a CDS encoding mechanosensitive ion channel family protein, which translates to MANALSTIQRLLADPTAIKLIEVAVGIAIVALIFRVLGQILPRQVQDTDLRYRIRKAVSLVGYAIIALLIVLAFSDSLGRLTVIFGVIGAGVAFALQEVIGSFAGWAAISLGQFYKPGDRVLLGGIMGDVIDISILRTTLMECGEWVKADLYNGRIVRIANSFVFKEPVFNYSADFPFVWDEITLPVKYGSDRHLTREILQKVADEVVGEYVLQAKAKWQNMVHKYLIEDASIEPAVTLVANDNWIEFTLRYIVDYKKRRGKKDVIFSRILDEFDNCEGRISVASTTIHIVETPAFNVKLVDSRNGM; encoded by the coding sequence GTGGCAAACGCTTTGAGTACCATCCAACGCTTGCTAGCCGACCCCACGGCGATCAAGTTGATTGAAGTGGCTGTAGGTATTGCGATAGTAGCGCTGATTTTCCGGGTTTTAGGTCAGATTTTACCGCGACAGGTTCAAGATACTGATTTGCGCTATCGCATCCGCAAGGCAGTTAGCCTTGTAGGGTATGCAATCATAGCGTTGCTAATTGTATTGGCATTTAGCGATAGCCTGGGAAGATTAACGGTCATATTTGGGGTTATCGGTGCTGGTGTGGCTTTTGCACTACAAGAGGTTATTGGCAGTTTTGCTGGTTGGGCAGCTATCTCCTTGGGACAATTTTACAAGCCGGGAGATCGGGTGTTACTCGGTGGGATTATGGGCGATGTCATAGATATTAGTATCTTGCGTACCACTTTGATGGAGTGTGGCGAATGGGTGAAAGCTGATCTCTACAACGGACGCATTGTGAGAATTGCTAACAGTTTTGTATTTAAAGAACCTGTATTTAATTATTCTGCCGATTTTCCTTTTGTCTGGGATGAAATTACTTTGCCGGTGAAATATGGAAGCGATCGCCATTTAACCAGAGAAATTCTCCAAAAAGTAGCTGATGAAGTTGTAGGTGAATATGTGCTTCAGGCAAAAGCGAAATGGCAAAATATGGTACACAAGTATTTAATTGAAGATGCCAGCATTGAACCAGCAGTCACTTTGGTTGCTAATGATAACTGGATAGAATTTACACTGCGGTATATAGTAGATTATAAAAAACGTCGAGGCAAAAAAGATGTAATTTTCAGCCGTATTCTTGATGAGTTTGACAATTGTGAGGGGCGGATAAGTGTTGCTTCTACAACTATTCACATAGTTGAAACACCTGCATTTAATGTGAAACTTGTAGATAGCAGAAATGGAATGTGA
- a CDS encoding LapA family protein, giving the protein MIRILTLLALLIAIAAVIFALQNSTPVLVQFLAWQAQESMALVLLLTFTFGVLFG; this is encoded by the coding sequence ATGATACGAATTCTAACACTTTTAGCTTTATTGATTGCTATCGCCGCCGTGATTTTTGCACTCCAAAATTCTACCCCTGTTTTGGTGCAGTTTTTAGCTTGGCAAGCTCAAGAATCAATGGCATTAGTGCTATTGCTGACTTTTACATTCGGTGTGTTGTTTGGCTGA
- a CDS encoding energy-coupling factor transporter ATPase: MSIVNAKDFTFTYPGADETTIDGISFEMKQGEIIGIIGPLGAGKTTLCMAIAGFAPRITGGESSGELEVVDHHPLDTSSEEHDRQVGMVFEDYEAQLVQIKVLDEVTTPLIVNRGLSQQEAEEQARELVEKVGLGTGQNIEKKRIWELSGGQQQRLAIAATLAIDPQLLILDNVIDKLDPRGQEQVRVIVNELCRKKTLVVVEQDINFLAQCADRLLVLVDGKIIAEGTPQEIFRDKDLLSQADVELPVSVRVAHCLGLSESPLTPEEFKQVVAFDLQRVFKPSVTSTVHKTTSLTSENFGEPIVCIEDVTYCYSSENKAIANINIQIRAGEIHAIVGHNGAGKTTVAKHIAGLLQPTKGKVTVCNTNTRDKSVPELALMVGTVLQNPDEHISERTVKDEIAFPLKQRQHKSNSLFSRQKRYDDNHIEEKVSQVCELVGIEENWLDCDPTLLPRGQRKLVTIASALVVDPKVLILDEPTVGLGASSRQKIAQLLSRLQALGKAVLLISNNVDFVCETADTVTVLNQGRVVLQGSVSSVFAQDNWERLQELHVNLPRVARLAQHIGINALTCDELVSKLCN, translated from the coding sequence ATGTCGATAGTAAATGCCAAAGATTTTACATTTACCTACCCAGGGGCAGATGAAACTACCATCGACGGTATTTCCTTCGAGATGAAGCAGGGAGAGATTATTGGTATTATTGGGCCTCTTGGAGCTGGGAAGACAACACTATGTATGGCGATCGCTGGATTTGCCCCACGGATTACCGGCGGTGAATCCTCTGGGGAACTTGAAGTAGTAGACCATCATCCACTGGATACCTCTTCAGAAGAACATGATCGGCAAGTCGGGATGGTATTCGAGGACTACGAAGCCCAGTTGGTGCAAATAAAGGTACTAGATGAGGTAACAACACCTCTGATCGTCAACCGTGGTCTTTCTCAGCAGGAAGCTGAGGAACAAGCACGCGAACTTGTGGAAAAGGTAGGACTGGGTACTGGTCAAAATATTGAGAAAAAGCGGATCTGGGAATTGTCTGGCGGTCAACAGCAAAGACTAGCGATCGCTGCTACTCTGGCGATAGATCCCCAGCTACTCATCCTTGATAACGTCATCGATAAGCTAGACCCCAGAGGTCAAGAGCAAGTGCGTGTCATCGTCAATGAACTGTGCCGTAAAAAGACACTGGTAGTTGTTGAGCAAGATATTAATTTCCTCGCTCAATGTGCCGACAGGCTTCTAGTTTTAGTTGACGGTAAAATCATTGCCGAAGGAACTCCACAAGAAATTTTTCGAGACAAAGACCTGCTTTCACAAGCTGACGTTGAACTGCCGGTAAGTGTGCGTGTTGCCCATTGTTTGGGACTTTCTGAGTCACCACTGACACCAGAAGAATTTAAGCAAGTGGTGGCTTTTGATTTACAGCGAGTGTTTAAGCCGTCAGTCACATCCACTGTTCACAAAACAACTTCCTTGACAAGTGAAAACTTTGGTGAGCCGATAGTGTGCATAGAGGACGTAACGTACTGCTACTCAAGTGAAAACAAAGCGATCGCAAACATAAACATCCAGATCCGTGCAGGCGAAATTCATGCGATCGTTGGTCACAATGGTGCAGGTAAAACCACAGTAGCTAAGCACATCGCCGGGTTGTTGCAACCGACCAAGGGTAAAGTCACTGTTTGCAACACAAACACGCGGGATAAAAGTGTTCCGGAACTAGCATTGATGGTCGGAACCGTCCTTCAGAACCCAGATGAGCATATTAGTGAACGAACAGTCAAAGATGAGATAGCTTTCCCGCTTAAGCAGCGTCAGCACAAGAGTAATAGTTTGTTCTCACGGCAGAAACGCTACGACGACAACCATATTGAGGAAAAGGTATCTCAAGTCTGTGAATTGGTGGGAATTGAGGAGAATTGGCTTGATTGCGACCCGACTCTACTACCGCGTGGTCAGCGTAAACTCGTTACTATTGCCTCAGCACTCGTCGTAGACCCAAAGGTGCTAATTCTCGATGAACCGACAGTTGGTTTAGGTGCGTCATCACGTCAAAAAATTGCTCAGTTACTCTCACGGCTACAAGCGTTGGGAAAAGCAGTGTTACTGATCAGCAACAACGTTGATTTTGTTTGTGAAACAGCCGACACGGTAACGGTTTTAAATCAAGGTAGAGTCGTGCTGCAAGGTTCAGTAAGTAGCGTGTTTGCCCAAGATAATTGGGAACGCTTGCAAGAGTTGCACGTAAACTTGCCGCGTGTTGCTAGGCTGGCTCAACATATCGGTATCAATGCCTTGACCTGTGACGAGCTTGTTTCAAAGCTTTGTAATTAG
- a CDS encoding response regulator: MRILLVEDDDSLAQAVAAVLSKQNYVVDIAADGEAGWELVTVCNYDLILLDVILPKLDGISLCRQLRQEGYQMPILLLTAKDSKTDKVMGLDAGADDYVVKPFDFQELSARIRALGRRGNSSLPPVLEWGSLRLNPGSCEVTYADKALHITAKEFSILELFLRNNQRTFSRSAIVDHLWAADVDPPEDDTIKSHIKSLRQKLKAAGAPYDFIKTVYGLGYRLKPNPKKQKSQVSKKESIPTQQEIFAAAFAKAREDFQAKLGSRIAVLEQASKALKEGGMLDSRLQQNAEQEAHKLAGSLGSFGFARPSLLAEKIETILQSKTPINQVQSQHLCELLKELQQELLEQTPNHSTWDEQALNEQQQNALLIVSNDRQLVEGLVKEAATQGMHVDIAINVADARIAIESSSPDVVLLDLYCADGVKNSLNLLAELSNRTPPIPVLVFTDRNNFTDRVEVVRAGGRSFLYKSMPPKQMLELASRILQPIVASKVKVMIVDDDVQLLTVIRNLLEPQGIKLTTLEDPRRFWETLTEYSPDLLVLDLRMPHVNGIELCQTVRNDPYWSKLPVVFLTAYVKPDTVDRIFAAGADDCICKPIEGAKLITRIFKRLERIQLISKISETSH; this comes from the coding sequence ATGAGAATTCTGTTGGTGGAGGATGATGATTCGCTTGCTCAAGCGGTGGCAGCTGTTCTGAGCAAGCAAAATTATGTAGTAGATATTGCTGCTGACGGTGAAGCTGGTTGGGAATTAGTGACTGTTTGCAACTATGACTTAATTTTGTTAGATGTCATCCTACCCAAGTTAGATGGCATTAGCCTTTGTCGGCAACTACGACAAGAGGGCTATCAGATGCCCATTCTGCTACTTACAGCAAAGGATAGCAAAACTGATAAAGTTATGGGTTTAGATGCTGGAGCAGATGATTATGTCGTTAAACCCTTTGACTTTCAAGAATTATCAGCTCGCATTCGTGCTTTAGGGCGTCGGGGAAATTCCTCTTTACCTCCAGTTTTGGAATGGGGAAGCTTACGCCTTAATCCTGGTAGTTGTGAGGTAACTTATGCAGACAAAGCATTGCATATAACAGCAAAGGAATTTAGTATTCTAGAGCTTTTTTTACGCAATAACCAACGCACCTTTAGCCGCAGTGCAATTGTAGATCATCTTTGGGCTGCTGATGTAGACCCACCAGAAGATGACACGATTAAATCTCATATCAAAAGTTTGCGGCAGAAACTCAAGGCAGCAGGCGCGCCCTATGATTTTATTAAAACCGTTTACGGATTGGGCTATCGCCTCAAGCCTAATCCCAAAAAGCAAAAGTCTCAGGTAAGCAAAAAAGAGTCAATTCCAACGCAGCAAGAAATTTTTGCGGCAGCCTTTGCCAAAGCGCGGGAAGATTTTCAAGCTAAGCTTGGTTCACGCATCGCTGTTCTGGAGCAAGCTAGTAAGGCTCTCAAAGAAGGTGGTATGCTGGACTCTAGGCTGCAACAAAATGCAGAGCAAGAAGCCCACAAGCTGGCGGGTTCATTGGGAAGTTTTGGTTTTGCTCGCCCTTCGTTATTAGCTGAAAAAATAGAAACTATACTTCAAAGTAAAACGCCTATTAACCAAGTTCAGTCTCAACATTTGTGTGAACTCCTAAAGGAATTGCAACAGGAACTACTAGAACAAACTCCGAATCATTCAACTTGGGATGAACAAGCATTGAATGAGCAACAGCAGAATGCGCTGTTGATAGTAAGTAATGATAGACAACTAGTTGAAGGATTAGTTAAAGAGGCTGCAACACAGGGAATGCATGTTGACATTGCTATTAATGTTGCTGACGCTAGGATTGCTATAGAATCTTCAAGTCCTGACGTGGTGCTACTCGACCTTTACTGTGCTGATGGCGTAAAGAACAGCTTGAATTTACTAGCAGAATTATCCAACCGAACACCGCCAATACCTGTATTAGTTTTCACTGACCGAAATAATTTTACTGACCGTGTAGAAGTTGTGCGAGCAGGTGGACGTAGTTTTTTGTATAAGTCCATGCCTCCCAAACAAATGTTAGAGCTAGCTAGCCGAATACTGCAACCAATAGTTGCTAGTAAAGTAAAAGTAATGATTGTAGATGACGATGTACAGCTGTTAACTGTTATACGGAATTTACTAGAACCTCAAGGAATTAAGCTGACAACTCTTGAAGATCCGCGTCGCTTCTGGGAAACCCTAACCGAGTATTCTCCTGATTTACTGGTATTAGATTTAAGAATGCCTCATGTAAATGGAATTGAATTATGTCAGACGGTGCGTAATGACCCTTACTGGAGTAAACTGCCAGTGGTATTTCTTACTGCTTACGTCAAACCAGATACTGTAGATCGGATATTTGCAGCTGGCGCTGATGATTGTATCTGCAAACCAATAGAGGGAGCAAAACTAATTACTCGCATTTTTAAACGCCTAGAGCGGATTCAATTAATTAGCAAGATATCTGAAACTAGTCATTAG
- a CDS encoding mechanosensitive ion channel family protein, producing the protein MTVSYSQEENPTGNQIPEAVSKIDGTPVILGDKTLFIIKKNVGSFSPQERSQAVTNRIETIANDPSIRINGLKVLDEQDTTNIVLGEKLIFTLTDNDAKAAGKSRQELAQEYVQIIDDSISKYREERSLNNILKGFLYSFLSTLGLFIFLKIFNHIFPKIITRVQNWRGIRIPAIRIQDIELLPASRVSNIVTRVVKLLRLILILGVIYVYVSLVLSFFPWTRQLSSRLISYFLVTIYQGWLAFAAYFPNLFALGLIFFVTYYVLKIIRPIFTELRNGNISFPGFYPDWAEPTYKLVFFLIIALAFVLAFPYLPGFGSPAFQGISVFLGILFSLGSTAVVANVVAGTILIYTRAFQIGDRIKIGDAIGDIVEKTLLVTRIRTIKNVIITIPNGTVLTSQIINYSALAQDPNYHLILHTTVTLGYDLPWRKVHQVLIDAALATKDILAEPVPFVLQTSLDDFYVSYELNAYTNKPMLMAVIYSQLHQNLQDKCNEAGIEILSPHYSAIRDGNQITIPENYLSQDYQAPGFRLSPLDNLFKQFNGNTPESGESSQLNK; encoded by the coding sequence ATGACAGTTAGTTACTCTCAAGAAGAAAATCCTACTGGTAATCAAATTCCAGAAGCTGTTAGTAAGATAGATGGTACTCCCGTAATTTTGGGAGATAAAACACTATTTATTATCAAAAAAAATGTCGGTTCTTTTTCTCCTCAAGAGCGATCGCAAGCAGTTACCAATAGAATCGAAACAATAGCAAATGATCCATCTATTCGTATTAATGGATTAAAAGTTTTAGACGAGCAAGACACTACAAATATTGTCTTAGGAGAGAAACTAATATTTACTCTTACCGATAATGATGCAAAAGCCGCAGGTAAAAGTAGACAAGAATTGGCTCAAGAATATGTGCAAATAATCGATGACTCTATCAGTAAGTATAGAGAAGAGCGTAGCTTAAATAATATTTTAAAAGGTTTCCTCTACAGTTTTCTTTCTACTCTAGGTTTATTTATATTTTTGAAAATATTTAATCATATTTTTCCAAAAATTATTACTAGGGTACAGAATTGGCGCGGAATTAGGATTCCTGCGATCAGAATTCAAGATATTGAACTTTTACCTGCATCTAGAGTCAGCAATATTGTTACTAGAGTAGTGAAGTTACTCCGCCTGATTCTAATCTTAGGGGTTATATATGTCTATGTTTCTTTAGTGTTGAGCTTTTTTCCTTGGACAAGACAGCTTAGTTCTAGACTTATTAGTTACTTTCTTGTAACTATCTATCAAGGTTGGCTAGCATTTGCAGCTTATTTTCCTAACCTGTTCGCTTTGGGATTAATTTTCTTTGTCACCTATTATGTTTTGAAAATTATTAGACCAATATTTACAGAATTACGTAATGGAAATATATCTTTTCCCGGTTTTTATCCCGACTGGGCAGAACCGACATATAAATTAGTATTCTTTTTAATCATCGCCTTAGCATTTGTGCTGGCTTTTCCCTATTTACCAGGATTTGGTTCACCAGCTTTTCAGGGAATATCTGTATTTTTAGGTATTCTGTTTTCGTTAGGTTCTACAGCAGTGGTGGCTAACGTTGTCGCTGGAACTATTCTAATTTATACCCGTGCTTTTCAAATTGGCGATCGCATTAAAATTGGCGATGCTATTGGCGATATAGTGGAAAAAACTCTGTTAGTAACCCGTATTCGCACTATCAAGAATGTGATAATTACTATACCAAACGGAACTGTACTAACTAGCCAAATTATCAACTATAGCGCTCTTGCTCAAGACCCTAATTATCATTTAATTTTACATACTACGGTAACGCTTGGCTATGATTTACCGTGGCGCAAAGTTCATCAAGTTTTAATTGATGCCGCACTAGCAACGAAAGATATTTTAGCAGAACCTGTTCCTTTTGTGTTGCAAACTAGTTTAGATGATTTCTATGTCAGCTATGAATTAAACGCTTATACTAACAAGCCAATGTTGATGGCGGTTATTTATTCACAACTGCACCAAAATCTTCAAGATAAATGCAACGAAGCAGGAATTGAAATTCTCTCTCCCCATTATTCAGCTATTAGGGATGGGAACCAAATTACCATACCAGAAAATTATCTGTCTCAAGATTATCAAGCACCGGGATTTCGTCTCTCTCCCTTGGATAACCTATTTAAACAGTTCAATGGAAATACACCAGAGTCGGGTGAATCATCTCAGTTAAACAAGTGA
- a CDS encoding AI-2E family transporter translates to MHFGQLIGFLALVISLYILWQIRQIVLLAFAAVVLATVLSQMVKFFQRFRIKRGFAVTITVVIVLVILVCFFALIVPRIINQLQQFDNLMPMALERLRAWNNWLENLIPDQFLENIRGLRYLTQSLQSWFNQLINNFFSLVRSSLSIILGILLFVVLTIMLLVNPLPYRQGFIMLFPAFYRRRVDEILSKCVIALTGWIKGTLLTMSIIAVLSYVGLLILRVPLPLVNAALAGILEFIPNVGPTLSVIPPAILALSDAPWKAAAVVALYFGIQQVESLIVVPVVMKSQVSLLPAVTLLAVVLFGSFFGFLGVFLAVPLVIVCQIWIKEVLVNDILNHWQSSK, encoded by the coding sequence GTGCATTTCGGACAATTAATCGGCTTTCTTGCTCTTGTAATCTCGCTTTATATTCTGTGGCAAATTCGGCAAATAGTTTTACTGGCATTTGCAGCTGTAGTGTTGGCAACAGTCCTCAGCCAAATGGTGAAATTTTTCCAAAGATTTCGCATTAAGCGAGGCTTTGCAGTAACGATCACAGTTGTGATTGTACTAGTCATTTTAGTATGTTTTTTCGCGCTGATTGTGCCACGTATTATTAACCAATTGCAACAATTTGATAACTTAATGCCGATGGCGTTAGAACGGTTACGAGCGTGGAATAACTGGTTAGAAAATTTAATTCCAGACCAATTTTTAGAAAATATTCGTGGACTTAGATATCTTACTCAGAGTTTACAAAGTTGGTTTAATCAGCTAATTAATAACTTTTTCTCTTTAGTCAGGAGTTCGCTTTCTATTATTCTAGGAATATTACTGTTTGTAGTTCTGACAATTATGCTCTTAGTTAATCCATTGCCATATCGGCAAGGATTTATCATGCTATTTCCTGCTTTCTACCGCCGACGAGTTGATGAAATTCTTAGTAAATGTGTAATAGCTTTAACTGGCTGGATAAAAGGCACTCTCTTAACAATGTCAATCATTGCAGTTTTAAGCTATGTTGGATTATTGATTTTGAGAGTTCCATTGCCACTAGTTAATGCAGCTTTAGCTGGAATATTAGAGTTTATTCCAAATGTGGGACCGACCTTGAGTGTAATTCCACCAGCAATACTTGCTCTGAGTGATGCTCCTTGGAAAGCAGCCGCAGTGGTAGCGTTATACTTTGGAATTCAACAGGTTGAAAGTTTGATTGTTGTACCTGTAGTAATGAAAAGTCAGGTATCTCTGCTACCAGCAGTTACTTTATTGGCAGTAGTACTTTTTGGTAGCTTTTTTGGATTTTTAGGAGTATTTCTTGCTGTTCCCCTAGTAATCGTGTGCCAAATTTGGATCAAAGAAGTTTTGGTTAATGATATACTCAATCACTGGCAATCAAGTAAATAA
- a CDS encoding ribbon-helix-helix domain-containing protein: MVSSVVTAKKRMSLYLDEALKSDLERLAKIRKRSLSNLIEVLCEEELERARKGGELKDV; this comes from the coding sequence ATGGTGTCATCGGTGGTTACAGCCAAAAAGCGAATGTCGCTTTATTTGGACGAAGCATTAAAGTCTGACTTGGAACGATTAGCCAAGATTCGGAAACGTTCACTGTCGAATTTAATAGAAGTTCTTTGTGAAGAAGAGTTAGAGCGTGCTAGGAAGGGCGGCGAACTAAAAGATGTTTAA